TTAGCGATAAAATCGAGCCATTCCTCTGGACGACGATCCAAGGCACTATATTGCATCATCACACTTTTCGCTGAGCTTGCTGGTAAAAAACGTTTAAGTACATTTGGTCGAATAGATGAAATACCATATTCTCTGATTAGACCATCCGTTTTTAAATCTTCAAAAGTCTCTATGATTCCATCCCAATCATCCTCAAAGGTACCACCATGTAGCTGATAAACATCTATATAATCAGTACCAAGTCGTTTCAAGCTAGCGCACACAGCTTCCTTTATATAGGAAGGTGATGCATCCCAATGCCATCCTTCATAGCCTTCCGTCCATCGATTACCTACCTTCGTAGCTACGATAACATCCTGACGACGTTTCCCTAAAATTGTGCCAATCATTTCCTCATTTGCCCCAAAATCATATAAATCGGCTGTATCGATATAATTAATGCCGGCATCCAGTGCCATATCGATAATACCAGTAGCCTTTTTCTTATCTGTCGAAAGAGACATACCTCCTAAACTGATTTCAGAAATAAATAATTCACTAGAACCAAGCTGTCTTTTTTTCATGTGAATGACCTCCTTCGATTTCTCTATCTGTAATGGTACAATGAACATATCTGAAGAACAAGTGAGGTAATCGTCAATGAAAAAGTTTGAGGAAAAAACAATAAAGACTACAGCTATTTATGACGGAAAAATTGTGAAGCTACAAATTGATGATGTCACATTACCAAATGGACAGGTGGCGAAACGTGAAATTATTAAGCATCCAGGAGCCGTAGCGGTGATTGCTGTTACTGCTGAGGGTAAATTAGTGTTAGTAGAGCAGTATCGTAAAGCTCTTGAACGGTCAATTATTGAAATTCCAGCTGGGAAGCTTGAACCTGGTGAGGAGCCAATAGTGACAGCACGTCGAGAGTTAGAGGAGGAAACGGGCTATGGTGCTCAAAGCTTTACCTTTTTACAAGCATTCGCAACTTCTCCAGGCTTTGCAGATGAGGTGATTCATCTTTTTATCGCAAAAGATTTATATAAAATTGACAATAAAGCAGATTTAGATGAAGATGAGTTTGTCGAATTATTAGAAGTTTCGTTGGAAGAAGCCCAACAGATGATTGTAGATGGGCGTATATATGATGCTAAAACAGCGTTTGCAGTACTTTGGCTTGCGACACAATAAGAAAATAATCTTTAGCATAATAGAGACGGACGAGCATAAGCTGTACAAACCTTGATAGAAAAGGAGCATGTTTATGTCTCGTACGGTGTCTATATTTTATCACTCTTCCATTATAGCTGTGAGCTTTGTTTGTGGCGTTATCTTCTTTCATATTATCGGTGGACCGAATGCGGAGCCTTTTATATTATTTATAGAACCTCGTTTAGCAGATGGGGACAGGCATTCTATATTTCGATTAGTACTACCAGTTGCCGTTTCAGTAGCTCTTGTATTATTGCTGGCTACCCATAGTGTCTTAAAGGTGTTAGTGCGTGTAACAGTGGCGATACGTGCAACCTTTTTTGGCTTTAGTTCTGTTTTTTTATTACAAAAACTTGAAGCTTTTTGGGTTTATACGATTTGGTGGTTTCCATTTCAGCTCATCTATTGTATATTGTTGCTAATCCTATGCAATTTACTTGTACCTGCTTGGTCAAAGCGAAAAATCGGGAAAATGGTACCTGGTCGGACAATTTTGTTGAATTTTGTTGCGTTTTTCATCATAATAGTGGCTGAGTTTATTGTTATTTCATATGTATTAAAATAATAGGTTCACATTCACAAAGTTAGCATGATGTAAAAACTTGCAAAAGCATATTTGAAATCTATTCACTATCTTGTAATAGGATTTACTCCTTTGGTATAATGGAAAGAGTTTAGGGGGGCGTCACATGGAGAGCCGAATTGACCGAATAAAAAAACAGTTGCATAGTGCAAGTTATAAGCTGACGCCGCAGCGAGAAGCAACAGTTGCTGTACTGCTTGAGCACGAAGAAGACCACTTAAGTGCAGAAGATGTGTATCTTTTAGTAAAAGAAAAGGCACCTGAGATTGGTCTAGCCACTGTCTATAGAACGTTAGAGTTACTAACTGAGCTCAAAATTGTCGACAAAATCAACTTTGGCGATGGCGTATCACGCTATGATTTACGCCAAGAAGGTGCTGCGCATTTCCACCATCATCTGGTTTGTATCGAATGTGGTGCGGTAGATGAAATTCAAGAAGATTTACTTGAAGATGTGGAAGCTGTTGTTGAAAAACGTTGGAACTTTATCATTAAGGATCACCGACTAACTTTCCACGGCATTTGCTGGCGCTGTCATGATAAAAACGACGAATCGAATGAAGAAAAATAACGAGAAACTGTCTGTTTTAATCTTAAGTTCTAGATTGAATCGGGCAGTTTTTTGTTTTTTGCCTACATAGCCACTCCATGAGAGATGGATGAATGGTTCAGGTGGGCATTTAAGCACAATTTTTGGATGCGTGCTAAAATAGAGAATAATTGACAGTTAGAGGGGGCGTTGTGATGAATGAATTTCAATATGCAATAGAGGATTACATCCATTTTATCCAAGTTGAACGGCAGTTATCTGACAATACTTTAGCATCCTATCGCCGAGATTTAGAAACGTATGTGAGTTTTTTGCAGGAAGTAGAGGCAATGTCAGATTTCCGCAAGGTGGAGAGAACAATCATTTTACGTCATTTGGAGCAATTACGGATGCAGGGGAAGACAAGTCGTACCGTTGCCCGCCATATCTCCTCTATCCGTAGCTTCCACCAATTTTTACTGCGAGAAAAGCGTGCTGAAACAGACCCAACAGTGCATTTAGAAATGCCAACAATTGAGCAAAAGCTACCAAATATCCTTTCTATTGAAGAAATTGAAGCATTATTAATGGCACCTAATCGCAGCAAGCCTCAGGGTGTGCGTGATGTGGCTATGCTGGAATTGTTATATGGCTCAGGGATGCGAATTAGTGAGCTAATTGCATTGGACATATCAGATATTCATCTAACAATGGGCTTTGTCCGCGTTTTCGGTAAGGGAGGAAAGGAGCGTATTATCCCCCTTGGAAAAAGCGCTCTTTCTGCATTAAATCATTATTTAAATAGTGCTCGTGGTCAATTACAAGGAAAATACCCAAAAACCGATGCTTTTTTTATCAATCAACGAGGGAAACGTTTAACAAGACAGGGTTGTTGGAAATTAATGAAGGAGCATGCTTTAAAGGCAGGCATTCAACATGAATTAACACCACACACATTGCGTCATTCATTTGCAACGCATTTAGTAGAAAACGGTGCGGATTTACGAGCCGTGCAGGAGATGCTTGGTCATGCGGATATTTCCACAACACAAATCTATACACATATTAGTAAAACAAGACTATCAGAAGTTTATAAGCAGTTTCATCCACGAGCTTAAGAATGTAAATTGTATGTTAGTCGGATGTCTGACCTTTATTTTTCGCTTTTTTTTGGTAAAATAGAGTCATGAGATTAGGAGGCAACAATTATGAATAAACCATTTAATAAAATTCATGTAGTAGTTTTGGACTCAGTGGGAATTGGTGAAGCTCCAGACGCAGCAAACTTTGGCGATGTTGGTGCACATACACTTGGTCATATCGCTGAAAAAATGAATGGGCTTACAATGCCACATATGGAGGCTTTGGGCTTAGCGAATATTGAACCACTACAAGGTATGCAGGCAGCAGTAGAACCAAAAGCATACTATGGAAAAATGCAGGAAGCATCAGTTGGTAAAGATACAATGACTGGACATTGGGAAATCATGGGGCTAAATATTGATAAACCCTTTAAAGTGTATCCGGAAGGGTTCCCTGCAGAATTAATTGCGGAGCTCGAAAAACGCACAGGCCGTAAAGTACTGTGTAACAAACCTGCAAGTGGTACACAAGTCATCGAGGACTTTGGTAAGGAGCATATGGAGACAGGTGCCATTATTGTTTATACCTCAGCTGACCCAGTTCTGCAAATTGCTGCACATGAAGAAATTATTCCTGTGGAGGAGCTCTATAAAATTTGTGAAATTGCACGTGAGCTAACGCTTCAACCAGAATATTTAGTTGGTCGTGTTATAGCCCGTCCATTTATCGGTACGCCTGGGAACTTCACACGTACATCTAATCGTCATGACTACGCGTTAAAGCCTTTTGGTCGTACAACGATGAATGTATTAAAGGATGCAGGCTTTGATGTAATCGCTATCGGCAAAATCTCTGATATTTTCAACGGTGAAGGTGTCACAGATGCAGTTCGTACGAAAAATAATATGGATGGTATGGATAAATTTGCGGAGGTTGTGCGCCGTAATTTCCACGGGATTAGCTTCTTAAACTTAGTAGACTTTGATGCCAATTTCGGACATCGCCGTGATCCATTAGGCTATGGAAATGCATTACAGGAATTCGATGCTCGATTACCAGAAATTACTGAGGCTATGACAGAGGATGATTTGCTAATTATTACAGCCGACCACGGAAATGATCCAACATTCCATGGTACAGATCATACACGCGAATTTGTACCATTAATTATCTATTCACCACGTTTTAATGGTGGACATGAGCTTGCTCTGCGCGAAACGTTTGCAGATATTGCAGCAACAATTGCTGAAAATTTCAACGTTGAAGCACCAGCATTCGGTAAAAGTTTCTTAAATGAACTGAAATAGGGGGTTTTCGTATGAATATGGCACAGCTGTTTGAAAAGAAAAAACAAGGCAAGGAGCTATCACAGGCTGAAATTCAGTATTTTGTAGAAGGCTATACTACTGGTTCAATCCCTGACTATCAAGCAAGCTCTTTACTAATGGCAATTCGATTATTGGGTATGACAGATGATGAAACATTTTATTTAACAAAGGCAATGATAGAATCCGGTGATGTAATTGATTTAACATCTATTGAAGGCTTTAAAATAGACAAACACTCAACTGGTGGAGTAGGTGATAAAGTTACACTTATTGTCACACCAATAATTGCTGCATTAGGTATTCCGGTAGCAAAATTTAGTGGTAAGGGTCTGGGGATCACTGGGGGAACGATCGATAAATTAGAATCTATTCGAGGGCTTAAGACGGAGCTTTCCTCACAGGAATTTATCGACAATGTCAATAAACATAAAATTGCGGTGGCTGGTCAGACAGGTAATCTTGTCCCTGCTGACAAAAAGCTGTATGCGTTGCGAGATGTGACAGGTACTGTCGATTCCATTCCGCTAATTGCAGCATCAATTATGAGTAAGAAAATTGCAAGTGGTGCTGACGGCATTGTATTAGATGTTAAATGCGGTTCAGGAGCATTTATGAAGACGGAACAGGAAGCTCAAGTTTTAGCTGACACGATGACTGCAATTGGTGAAAAGCTAGGACGAAAAGTTGTTGCTCATATAAGCGATATGGATAATCCGTTAGGTAAAATGATTGGAAATAAGCTAGAAGTAGTTGAGGCTTATGCGTTACTTAAAGGTCATATGGATGAGACACATGAGGATCTTCTTGAGGAATGTACAATTATCTCCTCATTAATGTACCAGGTTGCAGCTGGTGTAAATGAACCAGAGGCAACAGCAGCCGTGAAGCGTGTGTTAGAGGACGGTTCAGCAGCAGCAAAATTTGAAGAATTTATTGTGGCACAGGGCGGCGATTTAGACGATATTGTGCAGAAAGATACAATGAATAAAGTAGCTGTCAAAGCGCCTGCTGAAGGCACTATAGCAACAGTTAATGCCCTGTTAATCGGTGAAGCTAGTGTTTCACTTGGTGCGGGTCGATTAACGAAGGAATCGGAGCTTGATTACGACGCTGGTATCCAATTGCTTGCCAAAAAAGGTGATCATGTAAGTAAGGGCGAGGCGATTGCTTATTTATATTCAAATCGCGAAATTGATGAGGAAGCAATGGATAAAGTACAGAAAGCTTTTACAATTGCATAAATAATTTGAAGCGAGAACTCTCTTTAGGGAAGGAGGGTTCTCGCTTTTTATCTTCATGCAGCAAAAGACAGGGCCAAAGTGGCGGATAGACTCAATGAATCAATAGATAGATTAAATAAACAGATGGATAGAAGAGCCAAAATGACGGATAGATTCACTTACTCAAGAATTAAACGTCTCTTGCGTTTAAAAATTGTTGATTTATCCCATACTGCACTTAACCTAAAAAGCTATCAGTATGTCGATTTGACACTATTTCGGAAGACTTTGCACTAGTTCTGTCAGCCGCAAGGAATCACCACATCAAATGTGGAATTGCACGAGGAGGAGGCGATGTTCATGCATTTTCAATTAGAAATGGTAACAAGAGAGACTGTGGTAATACGGTTATTTGGGGAGCTCGATCATCATGCGGTAGAGCAAATTCGAGCAAAAATTTCTACAGCCATTTTTCAAGGAGCTGTATCGACAATTATTTGGAACCTAGAGGGACTTTCCTTTATGGATAGCTCAGGTGTAGGTTTAGTACTTGGTCGGATGCGTGAGTTAGAGGCAGTGGCTGGTCGAACAATTTTATTAAATCCATCGCCGACAATGCGAAAAGTATTTCAATTTTCAGGTCTAGGGCCATGGATGATGGATGCAACAGAAGAAGAAGCGATTGAACGAGTTAGGGGGATTGTAAATGGATAATGAAATGACATTAACTTTTTTAGCAATTAGTGAAAATGAAGCTTTGGCACGTGTAGCTGTAACGGGCTTTATCGCACAATTAGATCCAACAATTGATGAGCTATCTGAATTTAAAACGGTTGTTTCAGAGGCTGTTTCCAATGCTATTATTCATGGCTATGAAGAGGATGGCAAAGGCGTTGTTACAGTTCATGCAAAGCGTGAGGATGATATTGTTACTGTGTCTGTTATGGATAAAGGTACTGGTATAGAAGATGTGAGCCGTGCAATGGAGCCGTTATTTACCACGAAAAGCGCATTAGAGCGTTCAGGCATGGGCTTCACAATTATGGATAGTTTTTCTGATCAATTAACAGTCATGTCTAAATGGCAAGAGGGCACAACGGTTACATTTACCAAGAAATTTTACTCGGTTCGCACACCGGTAATGTGAGGTAAGGATTGTGAAGCCGTTAGAACAGTCGTCCGATAAGCTATTGTCACAGGAAGAAATGCGTGATTTAATTGCGCGTGCGCAGCAGGGCGATCATGAGGCTCGTAAACGTATGATAGAAGGAAATACGAGACTTGTGTGGTCCATCGTACAACGCTTTACGACTAGAGGCGTGGAGCTTGAGGATTTATTCCAAATCGGCTGTATAGGTCTTATGAAATCCGTGGATAAATTCGATTTAACGTATGATGTGAAATTTTCGACTTATGCAGTACCGATGATTATCGGAGAAATTCAACGCTTTCTAAGGGATGATGGGATGGTGAAGGTGAGCCGCTCAATTCGGGAATTAAATTTTAAAATTCGTCACGCAACTGATGAGTTCATTAAAAATAATGAGCACCCACCTACCATTCATGAATTAGCACAGGTACTTGGTGTCACGG
This genomic stretch from Lysinibacillus pakistanensis harbors:
- a CDS encoding thymidine phosphorylase yields the protein MNMAQLFEKKKQGKELSQAEIQYFVEGYTTGSIPDYQASSLLMAIRLLGMTDDETFYLTKAMIESGDVIDLTSIEGFKIDKHSTGGVGDKVTLIVTPIIAALGIPVAKFSGKGLGITGGTIDKLESIRGLKTELSSQEFIDNVNKHKIAVAGQTGNLVPADKKLYALRDVTGTVDSIPLIAASIMSKKIASGADGIVLDVKCGSGAFMKTEQEAQVLADTMTAIGEKLGRKVVAHISDMDNPLGKMIGNKLEVVEAYALLKGHMDETHEDLLEECTIISSLMYQVAAGVNEPEATAAVKRVLEDGSAAAKFEEFIVAQGGDLDDIVQKDTMNKVAVKAPAEGTIATVNALLIGEASVSLGAGRLTKESELDYDAGIQLLAKKGDHVSKGEAIAYLYSNREIDEEAMDKVQKAFTIA
- a CDS encoding Fur family transcriptional regulator — encoded protein: MESRIDRIKKQLHSASYKLTPQREATVAVLLEHEEDHLSAEDVYLLVKEKAPEIGLATVYRTLELLTELKIVDKINFGDGVSRYDLRQEGAAHFHHHLVCIECGAVDEIQEDLLEDVEAVVEKRWNFIIKDHRLTFHGICWRCHDKNDESNEEK
- the sigF gene encoding RNA polymerase sporulation sigma factor SigF, yielding MRDLIARAQQGDHEARKRMIEGNTRLVWSIVQRFTTRGVELEDLFQIGCIGLMKSVDKFDLTYDVKFSTYAVPMIIGEIQRFLRDDGMVKVSRSIRELNFKIRHATDEFIKNNEHPPTIHELAQVLGVTAEEIVTASDALRDPASLHEQLYESEGDSITLMDQMKDEKSEQPFDYIPLKEVLTRLDPREQSIIYLRYFSDCTQTEIANRLGISQVQVSRLEKKILAQLKTWMATSATIEEEELKKDN
- a CDS encoding aldo/keto reductase, which gives rise to MKKRQLGSSELFISEISLGGMSLSTDKKKATGIIDMALDAGINYIDTADLYDFGANEEMIGTILGKRRQDVIVATKVGNRWTEGYEGWHWDASPSYIKEAVCASLKRLGTDYIDVYQLHGGTFEDDWDGIIETFEDLKTDGLIREYGISSIRPNVLKRFLPASSAKSVMMQYSALDRRPEEWLDFIAKEGASVVTRGTVAKGLLTNSWQERLQHGSGFNTYTAEELTTALTNLASHHNDLHALAIAFNLKESAIASTVIGASSQEQLAQTLAAYEKIDSITNFTVVNELTKAELYLEHR
- a CDS encoding NUDIX domain-containing protein, whose translation is MKKFEEKTIKTTAIYDGKIVKLQIDDVTLPNGQVAKREIIKHPGAVAVIAVTAEGKLVLVEQYRKALERSIIEIPAGKLEPGEEPIVTARRELEEETGYGAQSFTFLQAFATSPGFADEVIHLFIAKDLYKIDNKADLDEDEFVELLEVSLEEAQQMIVDGRIYDAKTAFAVLWLATQ
- the spoIIAB gene encoding anti-sigma F factor is translated as MDNEMTLTFLAISENEALARVAVTGFIAQLDPTIDELSEFKTVVSEAVSNAIIHGYEEDGKGVVTVHAKREDDIVTVSVMDKGTGIEDVSRAMEPLFTTKSALERSGMGFTIMDSFSDQLTVMSKWQEGTTVTFTKKFYSVRTPVM
- the deoB gene encoding phosphopentomutase, whose translation is MNKPFNKIHVVVLDSVGIGEAPDAANFGDVGAHTLGHIAEKMNGLTMPHMEALGLANIEPLQGMQAAVEPKAYYGKMQEASVGKDTMTGHWEIMGLNIDKPFKVYPEGFPAELIAELEKRTGRKVLCNKPASGTQVIEDFGKEHMETGAIIVYTSADPVLQIAAHEEIIPVEELYKICEIARELTLQPEYLVGRVIARPFIGTPGNFTRTSNRHDYALKPFGRTTMNVLKDAGFDVIAIGKISDIFNGEGVTDAVRTKNNMDGMDKFAEVVRRNFHGISFLNLVDFDANFGHRRDPLGYGNALQEFDARLPEITEAMTEDDLLIITADHGNDPTFHGTDHTREFVPLIIYSPRFNGGHELALRETFADIAATIAENFNVEAPAFGKSFLNELK
- the xerD gene encoding site-specific tyrosine recombinase XerD, which translates into the protein MNEFQYAIEDYIHFIQVERQLSDNTLASYRRDLETYVSFLQEVEAMSDFRKVERTIILRHLEQLRMQGKTSRTVARHISSIRSFHQFLLREKRAETDPTVHLEMPTIEQKLPNILSIEEIEALLMAPNRSKPQGVRDVAMLELLYGSGMRISELIALDISDIHLTMGFVRVFGKGGKERIIPLGKSALSALNHYLNSARGQLQGKYPKTDAFFINQRGKRLTRQGCWKLMKEHALKAGIQHELTPHTLRHSFATHLVENGADLRAVQEMLGHADISTTQIYTHISKTRLSEVYKQFHPRA
- the spoIIAA gene encoding anti-sigma F factor antagonist, which codes for MHFQLEMVTRETVVIRLFGELDHHAVEQIRAKISTAIFQGAVSTIIWNLEGLSFMDSSGVGLVLGRMRELEAVAGRTILLNPSPTMRKVFQFSGLGPWMMDATEEEAIERVRGIVNG